The Terriglobus sp. TAA 43 sequence GAACGACGCGTTCCAAGCCGATCGGAGATGAATCCTGAGATGCCATAGGCAATTGCAGAGGCGAACAGAAAAAGGCTAACTATGTGCGCATAGCCCTGGTCATCCAGATTCAAAAGCGCCTGCATGCGCGGCGCTACAACGGAAAGACTTTGCCGGTCAAAATAGTTCACCAGCGCAATCAAAAAGAGCCACACCACCAATTGCCACTGCCGCGCGCTCATCCGGCTGTTCTGCTTCTCCACAGCGCTCTCCTGTTTTTACGATCAGTAGCAACGAACTTCAAAGATCGCGGGGATTGCATCACCATGACCCACAATACTTATGGCGAGCTCTCCAGTCGTGATTGGCTCTGCAAGATTTAGCGTGTAGCGCGTCTGATGGTTCTCTTTCACATGCGCCAAAACTCTATCACCCGCACGAACTTCAAATGCCGTAACGCATGCTGGCATAACGCGTTCTGGATGGCCCATCAACACGGATTCCATTGGATGATCAAAGTCCGTGTCGAAGCCAAGCACAACCTCACGGATGGACTGAGGTTCATCCCACGTTAGTTTCAACGTAGGCTGTGAATCATCCTTAGCAGGCAGCCATGCATTCGCGCCGCTCCACGGGCGTGCAACTCCGTTGCGAACATTCGCCGCAGTGAAAAGATCAAGCGCTGGCTCAAACTGCATGGCAAGGTTGCGTGCTTGTGGTCTGCGCGTGGGGAGCCAGAACGCGAAGGTGTCTACCCCTGAACCTTCCGGCGGCGACTGTACCAAGCTTTTCGCAACTGCTTTATTCATCTTCTGAGCTAACGTCAGAATTCCCGTTACTTGCTCGGTGCTCAAGGCAACAGACACATCTTCGTTGGTATGCAGAATGGCAAACGCGTGAGCCTCGTTGGACATGCTTGCTGAAAACGCAATCACTGCCTCCTGCTCGCCTTCCTTGAGTGTGACGGCCAGTGCGTCTACCCTCACGTCAGGAGTGGTGTTGCCGTCGCGACTGCTGATCCACAACTCACAACGGAGTTCGGTAGTTGCCTTTGCTCGCGCAGCCAATGTAAACCGTGGCACAGCACCAGCAAGCAGCGGCACTAAAAGAGCCATGGGCTGTGACAGTGTCTCCCATTCACCAGAGGGCTCAAGCTCAGCGAGTTTCAGCGTGGAACTGCTCGTGATAATTGCACTCTGTGTCTTGTCCTGAGCATCCTGCAAACGCACACCGGGAATGTGTTGACCGTGTGCGAGCAGGACTTGCTGCAGTCGAACCATGTGCGCTGGTTGTGTCAGATCACGCGGCAGAAGCCGTTCGCTTTTGCAGACCACGGCAGCCATGCCCACTGCTTGTGCACTGTGAGCGCACGTGGCCATCACTCGCGTAGAACCAAATGCGATATGGGAAGCCGAGAGAATGCGACCCGCAAGAAACAGGTTGGGTACATTGCGGCTGTACATGGTGCGATACGGAATGGTGTAAACACCTTTGCTATGCCACTGCGTGCAACCCGGCTGTGAGCTATAGACACCATCCGGCGGATGCAGATCGACAGCCCATCCGCCGAAGCTAACAGCATCGTCGTGATGGCGTTGTTCAATCACGTCCTGCTGCATCAGCATGTAGTCGCCTTCAAAACGACGACTTTCACGCTTGCCCGGAATTGTTCCCATCCATTCGAGCGTCAGCGTTTCTGCTTCTGGAAATTCACCGGAGTTCTTGATGTAATTCCAGACTCCGTACGCGACCTTCCACAGTTCGTACTTGATCTCTTCCGTTTCGTACACCGTGTCACGGGCTCCGCCGTATTCAAGCCACCACAAGCGGCATCCTGAATCCGTTACACGCAGTTCGCGAAAGCGCGGTATCGCGGTAATATCCTTCAACGCGAATGCAGGAGGCACATACTTCACGGGCCTGCCGGTATCGCGTGTGTAGAAGTAAAGCGAATGCCCCAACAGTGAGTGATCCTCTGTTTCAGGAGCCAATAGCTCACCGAACTCCGCGCGCGATTCCGCCCCCACACGGAAGGCTGCGCCGGCAAGGAATCCCAGGATGCCGTCGCCAGACGCGTCGCAGAAGAGCGGCGCTGTAATGTTGTAGCGAATCTGATTCTGACTGCAGAATGCACTCACACTTGTAATGCGGCCGTCTCCGGCTTCTGTCTCTGCGGAATCCACTGCGGTGTTCAGCAAGAGTGTGATGTTGGCTTCACGTAGCGTCCACTCGAGCAGAATGGAATCAAAAACAATGGCATTCCCTTCCGGGTTGCGCCACATGTTTTCCACCAGCAACTCATCGATCACGCCGCCTTCACGTGCCCACCGATTGTTGTTGCCCATGTGAGATGTTGCTCCCAATACCCAAAGCCGCACTTCGCTCGACGCATTCCCACCAAGCACCGGCCGGTCTTGCACCAGAACGGTCCGTACGCCCTGCCGCGCAGCGGTAATGGCGGCGCAGACGCCAGAAAGTCCTCCGCCAACCACTATCAGATCAGCGTCCATGGTCTGCTGGCGCAAAGTCCTCGGTCCAGCCGTCGTACTAGCCCCAGTCGCGCCGATTGTGTCTTTCAGTTCATGCATACCGTCATAATCCCGTCTGTTCGAGGAGGAAAAAGAGCTTGTCAAGCTAACGTCGAAGAGAGTACATGTTAAACGTTAAACCTGTAAAGAACCGGGCGGATTTTGATATCGTTTCATGGCCGCCCGTTGGAGGATTGAACTTGCTTCCTTTTCGTTCCTCGACAGCGATTATGGCTGTCGCCGTCCTGCTTCCTTTCAGCGCCATTGCTCAGAGCAATATCCAGCTTTCTTCCTCCGGGATTGTCTTTCATGCGGAGCGTACGGGCGCGCGCTTTTCGATTGACAGCAATGGCAATAAAACGGTCGCGGCTTCGCCTGCTGCCGGTATCTTGATCAACGGGAGTCCGTTGACTCTCACAGATAGCTGCACGGCATCTCCCTGCACTCTGCACGGCAAGACGTCCGCCGGCGGCCTGGCGACTCTCTCGATCCGTATTGAGCCTCACCACGTCGCTATGACCGTGCATCCAGCGCACGAGGGAGCGGAAGTGCGATTCATCACAGCTGGCGCATCGCCTGCGTATGGATTGGCAGATCACGCAGCCGAGCAAAAGCAATTCTCCACGCTTGAGAACAAACAATTCAATACGGATGTAACGGGGTTCAAAGACGATATTTTCCTATCTGGCCAGGGCCTTACGCGGCTCGTCAGCAACTTCATCATTTATCCGAAGCAGGGATTTGCGGAAGTCTTGATCGATCCGTACCGCAAAATTGTGCACACCAGCGGCAGTGAGATTGTTCAGGGTGTCGAACATGCGCATGGCGATGTGCGCATGCATTATTTTTTCGGTGATCCGCATGCAATTTATGGAGCGTACCTAGCCGCAAGAAACGCCGCGGGATATCGGGTTATGGTGCCGAAGTATGCCGCTTTCGGTGTGGGTTGGGAGGCATTTGGCGCACTTGGCTGGGACACCAATCAGAAGACGGATACAGAGAGCATTGATCATTACCTGAAGGACGGCTTCCCTCTTCGCTGGATTGTGGTCGGTTCCGGCTTCTGGCCCTCGCAACCCGAATCCATGCATGAAACCACGTCTTTCGGCTACTGGGATAAAGAAAAGTATCCCGACCCGCGCGGCATGTTCCAGCACTTCAAGGAAGAAGGACTCGTGTCGATGCTTGGTCTTCGCATCACCTTCATCACGACGGGCCCCTACTCTGATGAAGGCGTGAAGCATGGCTATTTTCTGAAAGATGCAAGCGGAAAAGCGGAATCCTTCACCGGCGGCTGGCCCAAGATGCCGTATTACCTTCTGGACGCACACAATCCTGCTGCTTTGGATTGGTACATGGGTCTGGTCAAGAAGTGGCAGGACTATGGTGTGAGCGGATGGAAAGAGGACTTCTATGGCTATGGAAAGTATCCGCTACGTGATGACAAGGTAGATCCAACCAATGACCGACTGATGGCGCAAAATCAACTCATTATTGAACGCAATGGTTATCTCTCTTCGAACGGTGATCTGCACCGCATCAACGACTTCAACTACAACCAGGATCAAGATCGCGGTCCGGTGAACGCGCTCGCTCTGGCCTATGCAGGATTTCCGCTGGTGTATCCAGACATTGTTGGCGGTACGTTCGGTGAAAGCCACTTCAACACACAGCGCACGCCGCAGATGGAGACCTACATGATGCGCAACGCCATGTGGGCCTCGCTGCATAGCAGCATGGGTATGGGCGAACCACCGTGGAGCTTCCGTCCTGGAGTCGCTAACGTGATGCGCAAAGCGGCACAACTTCATGACCGCATCTCACCCTACTTGTTCCAGTACGGACGACGCTTTGCCGCTGACGGCTATCCGTGGACCATGACGCCACTGCCCATCGCCTACCCGAATGACAGCGCCGTCTACGCCCACGAGAATGCAACAGATCATCGCTATGAGTGGCTGATCGGCGAAGCATTATTGGCGGCCCCCTTGTACGGCAATGACTACGCCACTGCGACTACACGAGACATCTATCTTCCCGCGGGTGAATGGATGGACTTCGAAACAGGAACTCTTTATAACGGCAATCAGCTACTACGCGCCTTTGCGTTACCAGTGGATAAGATTCCTCTATTTGTTGGAGGCACTGGGATCACGCTGGAAAAGCAAAACAAGGATATCTTCGCCTGCATCTATCCTGTCGCTCGCAAGGGTTCTACTACGTTGTCACTGCCAGACGATCCACGTCCGATCCGTGTAACCGTTGCCGCCCCGCTGAAGGGCGCACGCAACATCGTAGTGAAGGATCGTTCGGGGAAAGAAGTTGCAATTAGCAAGGCGGGATTCGGGTACAGTTTCCATCCTGTAGCCGGCGAGTCCTATACGGTTACCACTCGCTGAGACGAACCTGGGTGAATAGATCATCAACCTACTTACCCAGGTTGCACATAACTTCATCTCAATGCCTTATTGTCCGGGAAAGATTGTCTTCCAATCGGATTTCATATCAATGACCGTCCAGTGCTTCTCACCGGCTTCATCTAACGCTTTATCGAGAGTTCCCACTTTCGACGCCCTATCGTAGGCGTATTCTCGTACCGCATCCGTGTGATGCACCAATGCCCCAAACCGCAGACCATTGCCTGCAGTGGTGTACTCCAGCATCTGCTGATCACCATCAGAATTCCCGAAAGCGGCAATCGGTCGCTTGCCGATAAATCGACCGATATTGACTGGCTTTCCTGGGCCGTCATTCATCGAATCAAGCTGCGGCAAACGCATTAGAACAGCGGCCCCTCCGCTGTTCACGAACGCTGTCTTCATCTGCGTTCCGATAACATGTTCGCGTGGAATGCCATAGGCTTTGTCTGTCCAAGGGCGCATAAATTCCTGTTCACCACCGGACACAATGTAGTTAGTAAAGCCGTTCGCCTGAAGATAGCGAAGAAGTTCCACCATGGGCTGATAGATGCATTGAGTAAATTGGCGCTGGAAGCGCGGGTGTTTTGCATTCAGCATCCAACTTGTCACAATCCCATCAAACTGTTCATCCGTCATGCCGGTATGAGTAACTGCGAGCAACTCTGCGGCCCCATTCTCTCCATCTGCCGCAAGTGCCTTTTCATCGTGATTCAACACTGCAGCAAAGGGCTCTTTCTTCTTCCAATCCGGGTGGTCCGCTGCCATCTGTTGAATACGGGTTTCGGTGAAGATGGCCTCGGTATAGATGGGCTGCTCTACCCAAAGCGTTCCATCGTTATCGAACGTGGCGATTCTGTCTTCCAACGGAACGAAGTTCGGGCCTTTCGCCGTCACCTGACCCACAAAATCAACGATGGCTTTCTTCGCTGGGCCGTCGTTCCATGACGGTAATGGGTCCACACCTGCAGTCTTTACATCAGGTGAGCTCTCACATCCCGATAACAGTAGGCTGCATGCCAGAACAACGGTCGAAACTTTAATCAGCATAATGCTCGCCTCATCTGGCTTAGGATTTTTTGGACACCTGTTTCTGAGGCTCTCTTGCAGACGCCATGGATGCATTCGGCGCGGCGTTTCTTACACAGCGAAATCCGAGATGATTTGTTCCGGTATCCGCATCGCCCTTGCCGCGAGTTCCCAACATGTAGCGCGAACAGTACTGATCCGTACAAAGATATGATCCGCCACGGTGAACCTTTTTCTTGTGTCTTGGCTCAGAAGGATCCCATGATGAATCGGGGCCCTGGGGATTGCGAGTGACTCCGCCTTGCGCACTTAACTGCTTGTAATAATCGGGCCGATACCAATCCGAGGTCCATTGCCATACATTTCCCGCCATGTCATATAAGCCATAGTTATTGGGAGCAAAGTGTTTCACCGGAGAGGTTCCAACATAACCATCTTCACCAGTATTTGTGTCGGGGAAATGTCCTTCATGAGTGTTGGCCATCCAGTGTTGATGCGGACGAAACTCGTCGCCCCACACGTAGGGTTTCCCCGTCAGTCCACCACGTGCCGCGAACTCCCACTCCGCTTCTGTCGGAAGACGCTTCCCCGCCCACTTTGCATAGGCTTGTGCGTCCTCGTAGGCAATCTGCACTACGGGATAGTCTTCTTTACCAGCGATGTTTGAGTTTGGACCTTGCGGATGTTTCCAGTCTGCGCCAGGAACATAACGCCACCACTGAAAGTAGTTATCGAGCGACACAGGATGATCCGGAGGCGTGAAGACCACAGACCCTGCAACGAGATTTTCCGGAGGTGCACCGGGATAGTCTTCTGCGCGAGGCTTTCGTTCCGCAACGGTGACGTAGCCAGTGGCCTTAACGAATTTGGCGAACTCCGCATTGGTTACGTCCGTCTTATCCATGTAAAAACCATCGACGTAGACCCTGTGAATGGGACGCGAATCATAAGTTGCTTTCATGCCAACGTCGTTGGTTCCAGCAGGTGCCTGCGCTCCCATTGAAAACTCACCTCCCGGAATCCAAGACATTTCCTCAGGAGTTGTACTGGATGGTTTGGCGGTATTTAAGACAGTCAGTTGGAAGGCTGGCTCGTTCTTGCTGCTTTGGCCTTCACGCCGCATGGCGTCAGGCTTCTCTGTATCGGCCTTCGCGCTTTCAGAGGGAGGGGTATCGTGTCCATCTTCAGAAGCTGCAGGCACCGCAACGATGGCGTTGACAGGTTTTCGAATCACAATTGCAACCGCAACAGCAGCAACCAACAACACTCCGCCAAGAATGTACGGCGCCGCCCCCGTTCTGGCTTGCCTTTTAGAAGCGGACCTTTTCGAAGCTTTCATGGGGCAACCTATTCCATAGACTTTGCGGGCTAGCATGCAAAGACATTCGTGCTTCAGGTATCGCAGATCGGGCAGAGGCGCCGTACTGTCACAAGTGACAGGTAGACAATGTCAGATCAGGCATGTCGGCACGCTCCTGCACTACTCTCTTCCGATGATCCATTGATAGTAGGCATTTTCTGGGTCGACGCTTGCGACGCGACGAATTGCTTTCTCCCACGTTGTCCTATCGCCCGCATACGCGGCCAGGCCCGCGGTATAGAAATCGAAGAGTGCAGACTGCCTTTGCTTGACCTCCGCATTGAGTTCAGCGTTCGAACCGATTACAGGAACCTCGGTTCTAAGGTCAAGCAGTTTCGGCAACACGTGGGTGATCTCATCCTGACGCACCCACGGCCCGTACTCGATACGTGGATGATCATCCGTCACAGGGTTCGCCTCACCCGCGAACCGTTCCAGGCCGGAGCGGCCTGTGACCCATGTTGCCAGAACCGCAGCGGGAGAATCGATGCCAACTCCCTTCATACTTGCTGCCACGCTTTCTGGTGCGAACCGCTCCTGCAGAGCGTGGATATCAATGCGTATCGGCTGGGGTGAACCTACTAACAACATTTCGTGCAACTCCGTGGTCCAGAGCGTTGCATAAGGAAACGCATCCAGAAAGCTGCGTACCAATTCACGCGTTTGCTGTTCGTTCTGCGTTGCGATGGGGAGCCACTGTGCGAGGATTCCATTCTGATTCAGACGTTTTTTGGCCAACTCGTAAAACTCGAACGAGTAGAGATTTGCAACACCCTGTGCAGAAGGAGGCGGCGGCTCCAGCGTAATGACGTCGTAGAGCTCATCGCTATGCATCAGTTCCTGACGTCCATCCCGCACTCGGATGTTCAACCTGGCGTCGTTCCAGGCGTTATAGTTTTCCGGGAACATTTTCCCAGCACGCACAATAGAGGGCAAAAGTTCTGCACACACGCGCGTTGTCAGGCCAGGATAGCGAAGTGTTTCACCAGCTGTGATGCCTGTACCAAATCCAACGATCATCACAGACCTTGGCTCACCGTTGTGTATCAACAACGGGATCATCGTCTGCAAACGCATGTAACGCATGGATGGCATAGCATCACCGGAGTTCGATACACCCTGCACGAACAGGCGACGAAATACGTTGTCTTTAGATCGTTGTTGGGCCACTGCAACCGTCGCGCCGCGTCCCTCTTCATAGAAGACCAGTGCACCACCACCACGCGTGAGCAGCAGCAGATTTGCCAGACGGTTCGCGGGAGTTACCGCGGCTGCAACCATCGTCGATAGAGCAATGAACCCTACGACCAACTTCATCCAGCGACGCCGGGCAAAGAGCGTTGCGACGGCACCGATCGCCGCCGCGACGATGGTAAGTAGTGAGAGGGTTCGTACAGCGCCCAGCATTGGAATCATCACGAAGCCCGTGATCATGGTTCCAACGATTCCTGCCGCTGTGTTCGCGCTTAACGCGTTTCCAACAGCACTGCCTGCGCCAGACTTCCCAGTGACCAGTCTTAGAACGACGGGAAATGCTGCGCCCAACAGAAGCGTTGGAAGGAATACGAGTCCGACACCTGCGGTTGCGAAGCTTGCATACATGCGCAAGGCGTCTGTTCCCGTTGCTTGCAGGACAAACTCACCAATCCGCATCTGCGTAAGCACTGTCCAGCGACCCATCACAGAAAATTCCAGCATGGAGATCAGCCCCGCGCCGCTGATGAGTAGCCCGAACGTGCCCCAGGAATCCTGCGCGCGCTTTACCAACCGCGAGCCGAACCATGCACCGAGCGCAAGGCCGGAAAGATACACCGCAAGCACAATGGAAAAGGCAAATGCGCGTGTACTTACAAATTGTGCGATGGCCTGGGACCAGACCACTTCATATCCAAGCGCAACTGCGCCGGCAAGCGCGTACAAGATGAGCGGAAGATGAGATGGAACGATTGAAGACGCATGACGTTTCTCTGTCACGACTGCTTTCTCCGCCTGTTGTGTCATCTCCGTTCGTTGTTGCCACACCACAGCATACGCGATGAGATTGAGAAGCGCCGCGACAAGTGCAGTGCCGCGAAGGCCAATCCACGGGATGAGAGCAAAGCTCGTAATCAAAACACCGACGATGCCACCCGCCGTGTTAGCGGTATAGAGGAAACCACCGTCCACCGCCATGCGCTGAGATGACGATCGCATAGCACGGACGGCAACAGGAAGGGTCCCTCCCATGAGCAATGCAGGCATGCTCACAATAACAAAGGGAAGCACTAGAGCGAAGAAACCGACGTGGTCCTGCAGCTTCGCATACACAACTGCCATTGATGACAGCAGAAGGGTGACGGTTAACGCCGTTGCAGCAATGCTGGCTTCGAGAATTGCGTAGAGACGAAGGGGAGCTCCTACGCGATCGGCCATTCGTCCGAAAAGGGCACTGCCGCCTGCGATTCCTGCGAAGAACGCAGAAACTGCAAGGGTGATCGCATAAACTTCAACGCCAACCACCAACGAAAGTTGACGTGCCCACAACACCTGAAAAATGAGGGCGGAGACACCTGAGAGAGCAAGTGCGACGATGAGCGTGATGCGCTTCGGATGAAACGCAGATGTTGCATCCGTAACTTTTTCCTGAATAGCAAGCATCGTTGCTGCCGTCATACGTTCTCCGTGAGAAGAAAATTTGACCGGACAAACCCGTGATTGCGATTTGTCCGGCCAGGAAGAGGGCTACACACTATGTACGACTTCTACCTTGCAACTATTTCTTCTGTGCTGCCGCCTGCCTTGCGGCCTTCACAATTATTTCGGGATCAATTGTGAAGCTGGCTGGCGGCTGGCTTGGTGGGTACTCTTTGAACGTCTCTACAAAGTCGCCTGCGGCCAACTGTCCTTGAATTGCGAGATATGCATTGTGGACCTGCCAATCGTTGTATTGGTCAGACGACATATCAGCACGTTCATAAGGATCCATGCGCAGGTTGTAGATTTTAGGAATGCGAAGACAGACAAGCGGGTTGGACCATACCTCATATCCGCCGGGCCGTCTTTGTTCGCAAAATACATACTTCCAGTTATTCACGCGCACCCCTACAAGAACCCCATCGTCGTCAAAGTAGAAGAAATTCTTGCGTGGTGAGTGTGCCTCTTTGCCTTCGAGATACGGAAGGATGTTGTAACCGTCCAGATGGACCTTGTGGGCCATGCCGCCTGGCCCTGTCCCTTTAAGCAACTGCTGCGTGATGTTTGGATTTCCTGCAGCAGCGACCAGTGTTGGGAACCAATCAAGACCAGAGACAATCTCGTTGGACCACTGATCGGCCTTGATGTGCCCGGGCCAGCGAATGACCGCCGGAACACGGAAGGCCCCCTCGTAGTTGGAGTCCTTCTCATTGCGGAACGGCGTCATGGCGGCATCTGGCCATGTGAACATGTTTGGGCCATTATCGGTGGTAAACAGAACAATGGTGTTGTCCTTGATGCCAAGGTCATCCACCTTCTTCAGCAGTTTGCCGACATTCTGATCCATCTCCCACATGCCATCGGCATATTCGTAGCCTTTCCCAAGACCGGCTTTCCCGATGTAATCCGGACGCACATGCGTGAAGATATGCATGCGCGTGAAGTTCATCCAAGTGAAGAATGGCTTGCCTGCCTTCACCTGCTTATCCATAAAGTCCATGGCAGAACCAGTCGTCTCATCATCGATGGTTTCCATTCGCTTGATGTTCAGCGGCCCCGTATCTTCTACCTTTCCATCCGCATAGCTGTGCAGGACACCGCGCGGGTTATAGACCTTTAGGAAAGTCGGATCATCGGTGGGCCAGTAGGGCATCTCTGGCTCTTGCTCGGCGTTCAGGTGATAGAGATTGCCGAAGAACTCATCAAAACCATGGTTGGTAGGGAGATATTCATCGCGATCGCCGAGATGATTCTTTCCGAACTGTCCGGTCGCGTAGCCAAGCGGCTTCAAGGCTTCTGCGATAGTGATGTCGCGTTTCTGGATACCCACAGGTGCGCCCGGAACGCCCACTTTAGAAAGTCCGGTGCGGACCGGAGACTGGCCCGTTATGAAAGAAGAACGGCCCGCCGTGCAACTATTCTCCGCATAGTAGTCAGTGAACGTCATGCCCTGTTCACCAATACTGTCGATGTTCGGCGTTTTATACCCCATGACGCCATGGGTATAGCGACTAACGTTTGCCTGCCCTACGTCATCTCCAAAGATGACAAGGATGTTCGGCTTACCGGCTTCCGCGCTTGCGTCTCGCGCCAGGCCGCCTGCTAGCGTCACAATCCCGAGCATGCCGCACACCCACCGCAGCATTTTCTTCTTCGAAAGCATTGCACGTCTCCTTTTGAAGAGTTCACCCTGCACACGCGAACCGTTCGGCACCGTCCGGGAGCGCACTGTTCGGCAATCATAGGAGCGAGGCTGGTGAAACTCACACTGTCAGTTCCGACAGTGGCTGCCACTTTTCCTTCAACGCACAATGAGGAACCATGAAGCACTCCCTGATGGAGGCTTTCAAGAGGCTTGGACCTCGCACAAACGCAGTTGCCGGGAAATGCTCGGGATTGGAGAAAGCGTTTTGTCTCCTCGTGAAACCATTGTTGGTCTCAGTAAGGACATAGGCCGCACCGTACTTGGTCAGGAAGCCATGATCGAACGGCTATTGATCGGCCTTCTGGCCAACGGGAACCTTCTGGTGGAAGGACTTCCAGGTCTGGCCAAGACGCGCGCTATTAAGAAGCTGTCCACGTTTCTTGACGCTGGTCTCTCGCGCATTCAATTCACACCAGACCTCTTGCCGTCAGATATCACAGGCTCGGAGGTCTACTACACGGCAGAAGGCAGAGGCGAGTTTCGTTTTCAACCTGGCCCTGTCTTCAACAACCTCGTACTGGCCGACGAAATCAATCGAGCGCCGGCGAAAGTACAGGCGGCTCTGCTGGAAGCGATGGAAGAACGGCAAGTGACAGTCGCAGGAACAACACATCCATTGCCCCCGTTGTTTCTTGTGATGGCGACGCAAAATCCTATTGAACAGGAAGGCACGTACCCGTTGCCGGAGGCGCAGCTTGATCGTTTCCTGATGCATGTTTATGTGGACTATCCAGCGGAAGCGTCCGAGCGCGACATTATGCGTCTGGTGCGCGATGAGGAGCAGGAGGATGGCAGTTCTGCTCATGCAAGCGCCACGACGCAGAAGGTTTCCCAACAAACGATCTTCGACGCACGCAAGGAAATCCATGCAATCCATATGGCAGATGCTGTGGAAACGTACATTGTGAACCTGATCCAGGCCACGCGAACACCGGAACGTTACGACAAAGATTTACGCAAATGGATACAGATAGGCGCGAGTCCTCGCGGAACCATTGGACTGGATAAATGCTCTCGCGCCTATGCATGGCTCAAAGGGCACGACTATGTGAGGCCGGATGATGTACAGGCCATTGCGCATGATGTTCTGCGCCACCGCATTCTGCTGACTTATGACGCACAGGCAGAGGGCATCACCGCGAATGCAATCATCGATAAAGTTGTGCAACTCGTAGCAGTTGCTTAAGAGAAGTGCATGGGAGCATACGCGGAACTCGACTCACTCATCGCGTTAGAGTTTCGTGCGCGAGGCTTTTCGCTGCGCCACAATCAACCGGTCCGCAGTCTTCTCTTTGGTCGCCGCACCTCGCATGTTCGTGGCCGCGGTCTGGACTTTGAAGAGCTTCGCAACTACGTGGCAGGCGACGATGTTCGCTCCATCGATTGGCATGTCACAGCACGCACGCAGAAGCCCTATGTCCGTGTGTATTCGGAAGAACGGGATCGTCCCACG is a genomic window containing:
- a CDS encoding fused MFS/spermidine synthase, with protein sequence MTAATMLAIQEKVTDATSAFHPKRITLIVALALSGVSALIFQVLWARQLSLVVGVEVYAITLAVSAFFAGIAGGSALFGRMADRVGAPLRLYAILEASIAATALTVTLLLSSMAVVYAKLQDHVGFFALVLPFVIVSMPALLMGGTLPVAVRAMRSSSQRMAVDGGFLYTANTAGGIVGVLITSFALIPWIGLRGTALVAALLNLIAYAVVWQQRTEMTQQAEKAVVTEKRHASSIVPSHLPLILYALAGAVALGYEVVWSQAIAQFVSTRAFAFSIVLAVYLSGLALGAWFGSRLVKRAQDSWGTFGLLISGAGLISMLEFSVMGRWTVLTQMRIGEFVLQATGTDALRMYASFATAGVGLVFLPTLLLGAAFPVVLRLVTGKSGAGSAVGNALSANTAAGIVGTMITGFVMIPMLGAVRTLSLLTIVAAAIGAVATLFARRRWMKLVVGFIALSTMVAAAVTPANRLANLLLLTRGGGALVFYEEGRGATVAVAQQRSKDNVFRRLFVQGVSNSGDAMPSMRYMRLQTMIPLLIHNGEPRSVMIVGFGTGITAGETLRYPGLTTRVCAELLPSIVRAGKMFPENYNAWNDARLNIRVRDGRQELMHSDELYDVITLEPPPPSAQGVANLYSFEFYELAKKRLNQNGILAQWLPIATQNEQQTRELVRSFLDAFPYATLWTTELHEMLLVGSPQPIRIDIHALQERFAPESVAASMKGVGIDSPAAVLATWVTGRSGLERFAGEANPVTDDHPRIEYGPWVRQDEITHVLPKLLDLRTEVPVIGSNAELNAEVKQRQSALFDFYTAGLAAYAGDRTTWEKAIRRVASVDPENAYYQWIIGRE
- a CDS encoding MoxR family ATPase; its protein translation is MSPRETIVGLSKDIGRTVLGQEAMIERLLIGLLANGNLLVEGLPGLAKTRAIKKLSTFLDAGLSRIQFTPDLLPSDITGSEVYYTAEGRGEFRFQPGPVFNNLVLADEINRAPAKVQAALLEAMEERQVTVAGTTHPLPPLFLVMATQNPIEQEGTYPLPEAQLDRFLMHVYVDYPAEASERDIMRLVRDEEQEDGSSAHASATTQKVSQQTIFDARKEIHAIHMADAVETYIVNLIQATRTPERYDKDLRKWIQIGASPRGTIGLDKCSRAYAWLKGHDYVRPDDVQAIAHDVLRHRILLTYDAQAEGITANAIIDKVVQLVAVA
- a CDS encoding arylsulfatase, with the protein product MLSKKKMLRWVCGMLGIVTLAGGLARDASAEAGKPNILVIFGDDVGQANVSRYTHGVMGYKTPNIDSIGEQGMTFTDYYAENSCTAGRSSFITGQSPVRTGLSKVGVPGAPVGIQKRDITIAEALKPLGYATGQFGKNHLGDRDEYLPTNHGFDEFFGNLYHLNAEQEPEMPYWPTDDPTFLKVYNPRGVLHSYADGKVEDTGPLNIKRMETIDDETTGSAMDFMDKQVKAGKPFFTWMNFTRMHIFTHVRPDYIGKAGLGKGYEYADGMWEMDQNVGKLLKKVDDLGIKDNTIVLFTTDNGPNMFTWPDAAMTPFRNEKDSNYEGAFRVPAVIRWPGHIKADQWSNEIVSGLDWFPTLVAAAGNPNITQQLLKGTGPGGMAHKVHLDGYNILPYLEGKEAHSPRKNFFYFDDDGVLVGVRVNNWKYVFCEQRRPGGYEVWSNPLVCLRIPKIYNLRMDPYERADMSSDQYNDWQVHNAYLAIQGQLAAGDFVETFKEYPPSQPPASFTIDPEIIVKAARQAAAQKK